CAGGGGCGCGAGCCGTCATCGAAGATGTTGTTGTGGATGAACATCATCGCAACAAGGGAATTGCCAAAGCGATGATGACCCGCGCGATCGAGTTGGCGCGCGAGGCGGGGGCGGACAATATCTCATTGACCTCGAACCCAAAACGCGAAGCGGCAAATTTGTTGTATCAACGCATGGGGTTTCAACGACGCGAAACGAACTTATATATCTTGCGCTTGAAATAAAATTCTACGGTTTGTGCGTTCGATATTGTTCGGGCGTATCCAGATCGGCAAGAATTCCCTCATCGTCAACCTCAACATACTTGATTTGATCCGCGCGCGCGTTCAAAAAATCCCTCGGCGTTTGCGGCGCGCGCATGGCAAGCATCTCGCCCCACAACGATTCATCCACCAGCCACGGATGTCCCCTCCGCATGTGATAACTCGGAACCACCAGCGGATTCCCAGTTTCCTTGAACATTTCGCACACCCTCCACACGCTTCCCTCGCGGACTTGAGGCTGGTCGCCCAGCGCGATCAATGCCGCGCTTGAATCTTTCTCCGCCAAGTCACGAAGCCCACATTGAATCGACGATAACATTTCGCCCTCAACAAATCCCTCGTTGAATACACTGCGCGCTGGACAACTCGTCTGCGCGACTGCAACGATCTTCTCAACTTCATCCCTTGCCGCCCCCGTCACTACAACAATATCTTCGACTCCCGCATTTGCAAAAACTGAGATGACATGTTCAAGCACAGTCGTCTTTCCCCACTTCAACAACATTTTCGGCTGACCCATCCGCTTCGATTCGCCCGCGGCGA
This is a stretch of genomic DNA from Candidatus Defluviilinea gracilis. It encodes these proteins:
- a CDS encoding GNAT family N-acetyltransferase, producing the protein MLIEKVTEVSDELLTASSRLILQLAPEKIPPTRDELTAILNTPVTSLLVARPSNESHEIAGILTLIIYRVPTGARAVIEDVVVDEHHRNKGIAKAMMTRAIELAREAGADNISLTSNPKREAANLLYQRMGFQRRETNLYILRLK
- a CDS encoding nucleotidyltransferase family protein, with product MISAIILAAGESKRMGQPKMLLKWGKTTVLEHVISVFANAGVEDIVVVTGAARDEVEKIVAVAQTSCPARSVFNEGFVEGEMLSSIQCGLRDLAEKDSSAALIALGDQPQVREGSVWRVCEMFKETGNPLVVPSYHMRRGHPWLVDESLWGEMLAMRAPQTPRDFLNARADQIKYVEVDDEGILADLDTPEQYRTHKP